The Rhododendron vialii isolate Sample 1 chromosome 5a, ASM3025357v1 genome contains a region encoding:
- the LOC131327736 gene encoding uncharacterized protein LOC131327736, with amino-acid sequence MEHGTVTVQQSYKRQMVSRPSCSISAQSTSSATQNERSTPNNQLHEEQETDVELEVDVRVHVNSSSLNLTHEDNLYSEEVEDMPVELKVDARAHANSCQHFLGKMDALCPFCKALRWVDEKLVKSSKKNPLFGTCCLQGKVRLPLLMTPPPPIQALYDRNDDRSKSFQAKTRVYNAANAFTSFGATLDTRVLSERGPTSFTIHGELRHRTGSLMPLPNQEASYAQLYIYDPNSTLDIRNCRNPKLRRDVLGTIQDSLLQVNPFVGKFCQAHAILNQLADRKQTLPAHIHYSPSTNRRRYNLPTADEIVVIIPGDRTKASGLKDIILHLRGNNGLMKINECHPAYLLLHYVLLFPQGELGWDPDFKQWDVSNDKASTDRLTQLQFYSHRLFERHIKYSTILRGGKLFQEFLVDAWASTEQNRLTFYKVNQGKLCVELYEDLKDIGPNELGPNQIGKRVVLPSSFTSGPRHMFEIFQDSMAIMQYNHHPDIFLTMTVNPSWPEIIAALLSHQKAIDRPDLIARVFELKRKALMKETETDKVFSKKVAHVFTIEYQKRGLL; translated from the exons ATGGAGCATGGCACAGTTACAGTTCAGCAATCCTATAAGCGACAGATGGTTAGTCGTCCTTCATGTTCGATCTCTGCGCAGAGCACATCTTCGGCTACACAAAATGAAAG ATCTACCCCTAATAATCAACTCCATGAAGAACAAGAGACAGATGTGGAATTAGAGGTTGATGTTAGAGTCCATGTAAACTCATCCTCTTTGAATCTCACGCACGAAGATAATCTATATAGTGAAGAGGTAGAAGATATGCCTGTGGAATTAAAGGTTGATGCTAGAGCCCACGCAAATTCATGTCAGCATTTTCTCGGCAAGATGGATGCATTATGTCCCTTTTGTAAAGCTTTACGTTGGGTGGAcgaaaaattggtaaaatcgtctAAAAAAAATCCCTTATTTGGAACTTGCTGCTTGCAAGGAAAGGTTAGGCTACCTTTGCTTATGACACCTCCTCCACCAATTCAAGCATTGTATGATAGGAATGATGATCGGTCTAAATCGTTCCAAGCTAAAACTCGGGTTTACAATGCAGCCAATGCTTTCACGAGTTTTGGAGCCACATTAGATACAAGAGTATTAAGCGAAAGGGGTCCAACATCATTCACTATTCATGGAGAATTGCGACATCGTACAGGATCACTAATGCCACTACCGAACCAAGAAGCATCTTATGCTCAACTTTACATTTATGACCCTAATTCAACTCTTGATATTCGCAACTGTAGAAATCCTAAATTGAGAAGGGATGTCCTTGGAACTATTCAAGATAGTTTGTTACAAGTTAATCCATTTGTTGGTAAATTTTGCCAGGCTCATGCGATTTTAAATCAACTAGCGgatagaaaacaaactttacctGCTCATATCCATTATAGTCCCTCAACAAATCGTCGACGATATAATTTACCAACTGCGGATGAGATTGTTGTCATTATACCAGGAGATAGGACTAAAGCGAGTGGGTTGAAAGACATTATTTTACATTTAAGGGGAAACAATGGGCTTATGAAGATAAATGAATGCCACCCAGCATACTTGCTATTGCATTATGTTTTGTTATTTCCACAAGGTGAGCTTGGATGGGACCCTGATTTCAAGCAATGGGATGTTAGTAATGATAAGGCTTCAACTGATCGGCTCACCCAATTGCAGTTTTACAGCCATCGTTTGTTTGAGCGTCATATCAAGTATTCAACTATTTTGAGAGGAGGCAAACTATTCCAAGAATTCTTGGTAGATGCTTGGGCCTCAACAGAACAAAATCGGTTGACATTCTATAAGGTGAATCAAGGAAAACTTTGTGTTGAGCTTTATGAAGATTTGAAAGATATTGGTCCAAATGAATTGGGACCCAATCAAATTGGTAAAAGGGTCGTTTTGCCATCTTCATTTACTAGTGGTCCCAGACATATGTTCGAAATATTTCAAGACTCAATGGCTATCATGCAATATAACCACCACCCTGATATCTTTCTCACAATGACTGTAAATCCCAGTTGGCCAGAAATTATTGCCGCTTTGTTATCGCATCAGAAAGCTATTGACCGCCCGGATTTAATTGCTCGTGTTTTCGAGTTGAAAAGGAAGGCATTGATGAAGGAGACAGAAACAGACAAAGTGTTCAGTAAGAAAGTTGCACATGTTTTTACGATTGAATACCAGAAGCGGGGGCTACTGTAG